The Panicum hallii strain FIL2 chromosome 9, PHallii_v3.1, whole genome shotgun sequence genome has a window encoding:
- the LOC112872541 gene encoding transcription factor MYB2-like has translation MDMTHERDASSEEEVMAGELRRGPWTVEEDLLLVNYVASHGEGRWNSLARSAGLKRTGKSCRLRWLNYLRPDLRRGNITPQEQLLILELHSRWGNRWSKIAQHLPGRTDNEIKNYWRTRVQKHAKQLKCDVNSQQFKDVMRYLWMPRLVERIQAAAASGAGAAGQQAGAADTPLSSSWQHGADDGLYASPELPTDACWPAEYYGTAAGDHPLLNNPAVPELSSTTAGSSSPSSDSGAGAQPWLAPVGGAEWFTTACDASSAAVAMNDTVLAGQQQQLPCLLGETWTSSELPELGVADFEIGSFDVESIWSMDDNLWYTQTQGV, from the exons ATGGATATGACGCACGAGAGAGACGCGAGCAGCGAGGAGGAGGTGAtggccggcgagctccggcgcgGGCCGTGGACGGTGGAGGAGGACCTCCTGCTGGTCAACTACGTCGCCTCGCACGGCGAGGGCCGCTGGAATTCGCTCGCCCGATCAGCAG GGCTGAAGCGCACCGGCAAGAGCTGCcgcctccggtggctcaactaCCTGCGCCCCGACCTCCGGCGCGGCAACATCACGCCGCAGGAGCAGCTGCTCATCCTCGAGCTGCACTCGCGCTGGGGCAACCGCTGGTCCAAGATCGCGCAGCACCTCCCCGGCCGCACCGACAACGAGATCAAGAACTACTGGCGCACGCGCGTGCAGAAGCACGCCAAGCAGCTCAAGTGCGACGTCAACAGCCAGCAGTTCAAGGACGTCATGCGCTACCTCTGGATGCCCCGCCTCGTCGAGCGCATCCAGGCCGCCGCGGCCAGCGgcgccggggcggcggggcagcaGGCCGGCGCCGCGGACACGCCGCTGTCCTCGTCGTGGCAGCACGGCGCCGACGACGGCCTCTACGCGTCGCCTGAGCTGCCCACCGACGCCTGCTGGCCCGCGGAGTACTACGGCACGGCCGCCGGTGATCATCCGCTGCTGAACAACCCCGCCGTCCCGGAGCTGTCGAGCACCACGGCCGGGTCGTCATCTCCGTCCTCGGACTCCGGCGCGGGGGCGCAGCCCTGGCTTGCGCCCGTGGGTGGAGCGGAGTGGTTCACCACCGCCTGCGatgcctccagcgccgccgtcgccatgAACGACACCGTCCTGGCCGGTCAGCAACAGCAGCTGCCGTGCCTGCTCGGGGAGACGTGGACGTCCTCCGAGCTCCCGGAGCTCGGCGTCGCGGACTTCGAGATCGGCAGCTTCGACGTGGAGAGCATCTGGAGCATGGACGACAACTTGTGGTACACGCAGACGCAGGGCGTGTGA